Part of the Cohnella candidum genome, GATAAGACGGTCGCCAAACCCGCAGTACAGCAAATCGTTGCCGTCGGAACGAAGAAAGCGGCGGCTCCGACGACCCTCGTCGCGAAGACGCAGGGCGGCGTCCTCAAGCTGAACGGCAAAACGATCGCCGTGAAGCACAAGATTTCGAACGTCACTCTTACCGCCTATTCCGCGGGTTTCGCCTCCACGGGCAAATCCAAAGGCGATTCGGGCTACGGCATTACCGCTTCCGGCACGACCGTCAAGGAAGGACGCACGATCGCGGTGGATCCGGACGTGATTCCGATGGGTTGGTGGGTTTACATCGAAGGCATCGGCTTCCGCCGCGCCGAAGATACCGGCAGTGCGATCAACGGCAAGAAGATCGATGTCTACTACGACAGCGAAAGCCGGGCGGAGCGGTTCGGTTTGAAAAAGGGCTACACCGTCTATGTGATCGGTCCAGTTAAACCGACGTCGGACTAGGCTTTAAAGTTGCAGAATATTCAAATCTTTAAGCGGCGATATACGTTAAGCGAAACGGGCGTGCCTTCCTGGTCGGGGGCCGCCCGTTTTTGCGCGGCTGCCCCGTTATCCGTTTTCTTGAAGTCAAGGACAAACTCGTTTACGCTGTAGGAAGCGAATGGGACAAAGGCAGGCGGAATGAACGTTGACGATCCGAGAAATGATTGTGGTGGAAGGCAAGGACGATACCGTGGCGATCCGCCGGGCGGTCGGCGCGGATACGATCGAGACCGGCGGATCCGCCGTCGGCGAAGACGTGCTCCGGCGGATCGAATTGGCGCAGGAGAGAAGAGGCGTCATCATCTTCACCGATCCTGACGCTCCCGGCGAGAGAATCCGCAAAATCGTGGCGGAGCGGGTGCCCGGCGCCAAGCACGCGTTTTTGACGAAGGACGAAGCCCGCAGCAAGACCGGCCTGGGCGTGGAGCATGCTTCCGACGAAGCGATCCGGCGGGCGTTGGAAGCGGTCCGAACGCCGGATCAGGCGAATGGCCCCGAGGCAGAGGGCGAGATCGAGTGGAGCGATCTGCTGGAGGCGGGCCTGATCGTGCACGCGGACGCCGCGCGGCGCCGCGAGAGAATGGGTGAGCTGATCGGCATCGGTTACGCGAACGGGAAGCAGTTCCACAAGCGCTGCAACATGTTCCGCATCACGAAGGCGGAATTCGCGCAAGCGTTGGAACAGATGGAGAGGGAAGGGTTGCAGCGTACATGAGAAAAACAGAAGGACCGGCCATCGCGGCTGCCGGACGCACGAAGGACATCATTCGCCGGCATGGCTTTACGTTCAAGAAAAGCCTCGGGCAGAACTTTCTGATCGACGGCAATATTCTGGATAAAATCATCGCGGCCGCCGGCCTCGACGAGTCGCGCGGCGCCCTGGAGATCGGTCCTGGCATCGGCGCGCTTACGGAACGGTTGGCGCAGGCGGCGGGGACCGTCGTGGCGCTCGAGATCGACAACCGGCTTCTTCCGATTCTGGAGGACGTGCTGTCCCCTTACGACAACGTGAACGTGATTCACGCAGACGTCCTTAAGGCCGACCTGAAGCGGTTGTGGGACGAGCACTTCGCCGGTACAGCCGGCGTGAGCGTCGTGGCGAACCTGCCGTATTACGTGACGACGCCGATCGTCATGAAGCTGCTCGAGGAACGGCTGCCGATCGAGCGCATCGTCGTGATGGTGCAGAAGGAAGTGGCCGAGCGGATGGCCGCTAAGCCGGGCGGCAAGGAATACGGCAGCCTCAGCATCGCGGTCCAGTATTATTGCGAGCCGGATTTGGTCGCGATCGTGCCCTCCGGCTCGTTCATCCCGGCGCCGAACGTGGATTCGGCCGTCATTCGCCTGACGAAGCGGCCGCAGCCCGCGGTGACGGTACCGGACGAGGATCGGTTCTTCCGCGTCGTCCACGCGGCGTTTGCGCAGCGCCGCAAGACGATCGCCAACAACCTGTCCGCGTTGTCCGGCAAAGAACGGAAGGCGGAACTCACCGCCTTGCTGGCAGGATGCGGCATCCAGCCCGAGCGCCGGGCGGAGACGCTGTCTCTGGATGAATTCGCCCGGATCGACGGGGAATTGGCGAAAGCGGGCATGATCGACTGACGGACGCGCACCATGAGCGTCGCCTCTCCATACGATAGACGAAGAGGTGATTGGCCCATGAAACAGGGGGACCTGGTCGTCCGCAAATCGTATCGTGGAGATATGATGTTTCGAATCGCGGACTTCGCCGGTAAAGGAGCGTTGCTGCGCGGGACGGACTACCGTCTGCTGGCGGACGCCCCGCTCGACGATCTTCTTCCGGTGCGGAATCCGGACGAGCTCAGCGGCACGCGGCAGGCTCGTATCCAGGCGAACGAATCGATTCGCCGCATGCGCGAGGAGAGATTCAAGCAATCCGAGAGAGCGGGAGCCTATCCGAATCCTGACCGCAGGCAGCACTATTTCGAGATGCCGGGCAAGGTGCTCCATCTCGACGGCGATCCGAATTACTTGAAGAAAAGCATGCAGGTCTACGGGCAGCTCCGGATTCCCGCCGAAGGGATCCACTGCCACGAGTCGCAGATGCCCGGTATGCTCGTCAGGCTTCTCCCGCAGGTGCGCCCGGATATCGTGGTCATCACGGGCCACGACGGCGTGCTCAAGCAGCGGGAGAATCTGCAGCATTTGGGGAACTATAAGAACTCCCTGAATTTCGTCCATGCCGTTCGGGTGGCCCGCGAGTTCGAGCGGCACCGCGATTCGTTGATCGTCGTGGCGGGAGCTTGCCAATCGCATTTCGAAGCTCTGCTTCAAGCCGGCGCCAACTTCGCCAGCTCTCCGGCGAGGATCATGATCCATGCCCTCGACCCCGTATACGTTGCCGTTCGCGCGGCATTCACTCCGTTCCGGGAAACGATTAACGTGACGGACGTCGTTACCAACACGATCAGCGGCATACAGGGCGTCGGGGGAATCGAGACGATGGGCAGCTTCCGCATCGGAGTTCCGAATCCGAAAGAAACGGCCGAAAATGTGAACATTGTGTGACGTCGATCGCGGCAGAATTTTAAAAACCCGACAATATCAAGGAAATTCACCGTTGACAATAAAATGGAGCGGCTGATATAATATTTCGCTCATTTGACAAGACCCCTCTTTTTAGTTATAATTTACAGGGAAAGAGGTGGTTGTGGATCATGGCGAAGAACGCGCTTCTGGAAATCAAGCGAAGCCTGGAGCCGCACGTCGGTTCCAAAATCATGCTCCGCGCCAACGGTGGACGACGCAAGACCATCGAACGCACGGGCGTGCTGGAAGAAATCTACCCATCGGTTTTCATCGTCAAGCTGGACCAGGAACAACACGCTTTCAAACGGGTTTCGTACAGCTACGCCGACATTCTCACCGAGTCCGTCGAAGTGATGCTGTGCAACGAAGAAGGTCAGGTCCGGATCAGTTATTCGCATTGACCGGTTGAGCACGGGCAGTGCCGGCGCGCAAGAAGCGCCGGGGCTGCCCGTTTTGCATGCCCGGGATTCGTCCGGGGTATGCTAGTGGCGGGAACGCCGACAGGCGTCACCCGTCGAAGGGAGGCCATGCGCTTGAGCCGAAGAAGAGGTGTCATGTCTGACCAATTCAAGGCGGAGCTAGCCAAGGACCTCGGGTTTTACGACACGGTCCAGCGGGAAGGCTGGGGCGGCATACGGACCAAAGATGCCGGGAACATGGTGAAGAGGGCGATCGAAATCGCGGAACAGGCGATGGCGCGCCCTCCGCAGGGTTGATCCTCCTTCCCCGCGGGACGGCAATGGGAATGAACGGGTCACTCCGTCTCGGCGGAAGGGCCCGTTCGTTTTTTTGCCCGGGGTTTGATATAATATCGAGAAGCTTTTTCCAAATGTGGTGACGACGAGATGACGAAAATCTACGAGAAAGCCCCCGCCAAAATCAATCTGCTTCTGGACGTTCTCCGCAAACGGGAGGACGGTTTCCACGAGGTCGAAATGGTCATGACCATGGTCGATCTGGCCGACCGTCTGGAGATGGAGGAGCTGCCGGGCGACCGGATCGTGCTTTCCAGCCAAGCAGGGTTCATTCCGCTCGACGAGAAGAACCTCGCTTTCCAAGCGGCCAGGTTGATCAAGGAAAGATACGGCGTGTCGCGGGGCGTATATATCCATCTGGACAAAAGAATTCCGGTGGCGGCCGGATTAGCCGGCGGCAGCAGCGACGCGGCGGCGGCGCTCCGCGGCCTGAATCGGCTGTGGGGCCTCGGCCTGTCGCAGCAGGAGCTGGAATCGCTGGGCGCCGAACTCGGATCGGACGTTCCTTTCTGCATCCGGGGAGGCACGGCGGTAGCCAGAGGCAGGGGCGAAGTGCTCGAGAGCATTCCGGCTCCGCCGCAATGCTGGGTCATCTTGGCCAAGCCGCCCATTAACGTCTCGACCGCCGACGTCTATGGCAAACTAAGAGCGAGCGAGCTGAAGAACCACCCGTCGCTCTCGGACATGCTGTCGGCCATTCGAAGCGAATCGTTTACCGAGATGTGCGACTCGCTCGGAAACGTGCTCGAGACGGTCACGCTCGACCGTTACCCGGAAGTGCGCCAAATCAAGGACTGCATGGCCAAACTCGGCGCAGACGGCGTCTTGATGTCCGGCAGCGGCCCCACGGTATTCGGCCTCGTGTCGAAGGAAGCGAAGGTCCCGAGAATCTACAACGGGCTTCGCGGTTTCTGCAAAGAGGTTTACGTGGTAAGATTGCTTACATAATCACGATAGTTTTGGAGAAAAAAGCGGCCAATGGGAACTGGTTGTTGATGAAAACCGTATAAAGATGTTATTATCTTGTTAAATTATTCGGTTTTCGGACGGGAGAGAGAATCGTGAAAAAGCTCAAGCGCAGCGCACGCCTCGTAGAGATGACCCAATACCTGTTGGCCCGTCCCCATACGTTAATATCCTTAACAGCATTCGCCGAGAGATATCAGTCCGCCAAGTCTTCGATCAGCGAAGACCTGGCCATCATCAAAGAAGTGTTTGAGGATGAAGGCGTCGGAGATTTGAATACGCTTGCGGGAGCGGCCGGAGGCGTCCGGTTCGTCCCGCGCTGCCGCAAAGACCAGGCGCTCGAGAAGATCGTCGCCGTGTGCCGCGAACTCGAACAGCCGGACCGCTTGCTGCCCGGCGGCTATTTGTATATGACCGACTTGCTGGGACAGCCGGGATTAATGCAGGAAGTGGGGCGCATGTTCGCCAGCGCTTTCGCGGACCGCCAGATCGACGTCATCATGACCGTCGAGACGAAGGGCATTCCTCTGGCGTTCGCGACGGCCCAATTTCTAAATCTGCCCGTTGTCATCGTGCGGCGCGACCATAAAGTGACGGAAGGATCCGCCGTCAGCATCAACTACGTATCCGGATCGGCCAAACGGATTCAGACGATGTCCCTTGCGCGCCGTGCCCTCCGGGAAGAGTCGCGCGTGCTCATCATCGACGATTTCATGAAAGCGGGCGGAACCGTGCAAGGCATGGTCGACCTGCTGCATGAGTTCCGCGCCGTCGTCGCGGGTGTCGGCGTATTCGTAGAGTCCGGAGAAGTCGATAACGAAGAGAGGCTTCTCCACGACTACATCTCGCTGGCCCGCCTCACGGAAGTGGACCTGAAAACCCGCCACATTACCGTACAGCCCGGCAACTTTTTTTGAAATCCCATCCCATGAACCGAGGAGGTTTCCTTCATGACGCTTAAAATCGTGTCCACTCCGGACGCTCCCGCCGCCATCGGCCCCTACGCCCAAGCGGTGCGC contains:
- the ispE gene encoding 4-(cytidine 5'-diphospho)-2-C-methyl-D-erythritol kinase produces the protein MTKIYEKAPAKINLLLDVLRKREDGFHEVEMVMTMVDLADRLEMEELPGDRIVLSSQAGFIPLDEKNLAFQAARLIKERYGVSRGVYIHLDKRIPVAAGLAGGSSDAAAALRGLNRLWGLGLSQQELESLGAELGSDVPFCIRGGTAVARGRGEVLESIPAPPQCWVILAKPPINVSTADVYGKLRASELKNHPSLSDMLSAIRSESFTEMCDSLGNVLETVTLDRYPEVRQIKDCMAKLGADGVLMSGSGPTVFGLVSKEAKVPRIYNGLRGFCKEVYVVRLLT
- the veg gene encoding biofilm formation stimulator Veg, coding for MAKNALLEIKRSLEPHVGSKIMLRANGGRRKTIERTGVLEEIYPSVFIVKLDQEQHAFKRVSYSYADILTESVEVMLCNEEGQVRISYSH
- a CDS encoding small, acid-soluble spore protein, alpha/beta type; the encoded protein is MSRRRGVMSDQFKAELAKDLGFYDTVQREGWGGIRTKDAGNMVKRAIEIAEQAMARPPQG
- the yabG gene encoding sporulation peptidase YabG, which translates into the protein MKQGDLVVRKSYRGDMMFRIADFAGKGALLRGTDYRLLADAPLDDLLPVRNPDELSGTRQARIQANESIRRMREERFKQSERAGAYPNPDRRQHYFEMPGKVLHLDGDPNYLKKSMQVYGQLRIPAEGIHCHESQMPGMLVRLLPQVRPDIVVITGHDGVLKQRENLQHLGNYKNSLNFVHAVRVAREFERHRDSLIVVAGACQSHFEALLQAGANFASSPARIMIHALDPVYVAVRAAFTPFRETINVTDVVTNTISGIQGVGGIETMGSFRIGVPNPKETAENVNIV
- the purR gene encoding pur operon repressor, with the protein product MKKLKRSARLVEMTQYLLARPHTLISLTAFAERYQSAKSSISEDLAIIKEVFEDEGVGDLNTLAGAAGGVRFVPRCRKDQALEKIVAVCRELEQPDRLLPGGYLYMTDLLGQPGLMQEVGRMFASAFADRQIDVIMTVETKGIPLAFATAQFLNLPVVIVRRDHKVTEGSAVSINYVSGSAKRIQTMSLARRALREESRVLIIDDFMKAGGTVQGMVDLLHEFRAVVAGVGVFVESGEVDNEERLLHDYISLARLTEVDLKTRHITVQPGNFF
- the rnmV gene encoding ribonuclease M5; its protein translation is MIVVEGKDDTVAIRRAVGADTIETGGSAVGEDVLRRIELAQERRGVIIFTDPDAPGERIRKIVAERVPGAKHAFLTKDEARSKTGLGVEHASDEAIRRALEAVRTPDQANGPEAEGEIEWSDLLEAGLIVHADAARRRERMGELIGIGYANGKQFHKRCNMFRITKAEFAQALEQMEREGLQRT
- the rsmA gene encoding 16S rRNA (adenine(1518)-N(6)/adenine(1519)-N(6))-dimethyltransferase RsmA, encoding MRKTEGPAIAAAGRTKDIIRRHGFTFKKSLGQNFLIDGNILDKIIAAAGLDESRGALEIGPGIGALTERLAQAAGTVVALEIDNRLLPILEDVLSPYDNVNVIHADVLKADLKRLWDEHFAGTAGVSVVANLPYYVTTPIVMKLLEERLPIERIVVMVQKEVAERMAAKPGGKEYGSLSIAVQYYCEPDLVAIVPSGSFIPAPNVDSAVIRLTKRPQPAVTVPDEDRFFRVVHAAFAQRRKTIANNLSALSGKERKAELTALLAGCGIQPERRAETLSLDEFARIDGELAKAGMID